A single Gaiellales bacterium DNA region contains:
- a CDS encoding nucleotide exchange factor GrpE — translation MTEQRPTTEPDPATAGSGSDTGVDEAEQVESELDEARRAAEEYLADLRRVAADFDNYRKRVARDAEAQATRAAESLVSELLPVLDNLERALDASEHHEDAKVAEGVKLVQQQLVDLLRRRGLEEIATEPGGRFDPHVHEALSQQPSEHPEGAISEVWQRGYRLGDRVVRPARVVVSSGSPAEEN, via the coding sequence GTGACCGAGCAGCGACCCACCACGGAGCCCGATCCCGCCACGGCGGGGTCGGGCTCCGACACCGGCGTGGACGAGGCCGAGCAGGTCGAGTCGGAGCTGGACGAGGCGCGGCGGGCGGCCGAGGAATACCTGGCCGACCTGCGCCGCGTCGCCGCGGACTTCGACAACTACCGCAAGCGGGTGGCCCGAGACGCGGAGGCGCAGGCGACCCGCGCGGCCGAGTCGCTGGTGTCCGAGCTGCTCCCGGTGCTCGACAACCTCGAGCGCGCGCTGGACGCATCCGAGCACCACGAGGACGCGAAGGTTGCCGAGGGCGTCAAGCTCGTCCAGCAGCAGCTGGTCGACCTGCTGCGCCGCCGGGGGCTGGAGGAGATCGCCACCGAGCCGGGCGGGCGGTTCGACCCCCACGTGCACGAGGCGCTCAGCCAGCAGCCATCCGAGCATCCCGAGGGAGCGATCTCCGAGGTGTGGCAGCGCGGCTACCGGCTGGGAGACCGCGTGGTGCGACCGGCCCGCGTGGTCGTGTCGAGCGGCAGCCCCGCAGAGGAGAACTGA